The sequence TAACTATATGAGAAAAGGCTTTATTGCTGTAGGACGTATTTGTTATTCAAAAAATTATGAGCGCATGGTAAATATTTGTGCTTATTTGAAGAAATTGGATAATTATTTTTTATTACGAATATTTGGTGATGGCGATAAAGAATATGTTGAAAAAATTAAAAATATTATCCAGCAATATGATCTAGAAAATAATGTTTTATTACAAAACTCAACATCTTCTATTTCTGAATGGTATGCTAAAAGTCGACTTTTACTAATGACATCCTATTATGAAGGTTTACCTATGGTGTTGATTGAAGCGCAAGCAAATGGATTGCCTTGTGTTGCTATTGATATTGAAACAGGGCCATCAGACATCATTATAAATAATGAAACAGGTTTGTTATTGAACGAGAATTTAGCTGATGATGAAATGGCGAAAAGAATATTTTCTTTTTATACAGATGTATCGGATGAAAATTTTATAAAATCAAAAAAGAATGCTGAGCAGTTTAATATAGAACATATTATTGATAAATGGATGAGTATTTTAAATGTGTAATATTATATTTATTGATTTATGTGGTACTTTAGTTAATGAAAATACAACGTTTCACTTTTTTGAGAAAAAAATTTTACCTAAAAAGAACTTATGTATAAAATTAATTTGGAAATTGAAGATAGTGCAAATTATCACCAAATTATCATTTTTATTAGGTATAAAATGGGATTTAAGTAAAAAAGCATGTCTTTTTTTTATGAAAGGGCTAAATAGAAATGATTTAGCTGTTTTATCTGATGAATTTGTTAATGAACTTAGTTGGCGTAAGGACATTTTAACAAAAATAGATTTATTGAAAAGACATGGATATTTCCCTGTTATAATTTCTGCTTCTTTGGATTTTTTGGTTAAATCTGTTAGTAAAAAAATGCATATAGATAAATATGAATCTTCATTATTACTCTATAATAATGATCGATTTTCTGGTGTATTATATCGAGATCTTCAGGGTAATAAAAAGAGTGTTATTATGTCTTATTCTTTTAGTAAATCCATTTTTTTTACCGATAATTTAGATGATAGTGATTGTATTGATTCTGTTAATTATTTTATTGCTGTAACCTCCAGAAAAAATTTAAATTTTTGGAAGAGAAATAGAGTTTTTACCCATGTTGTTTAAATTTATTTTTCCGTTAGCTCCTTTTTTTCATCTCTATGCCAAGAGTATTTACGAGAAATTAAGTTGGGTTTTATATTATTTAATACCCTATTTAGCAATTTCTTATTTATTCGATGTTAATTTATTAGCCGCTATAATATCCATATTAGCAATATACTCTGTTTATGATATAGGATATATATATAATAATGCAGAAACTATAAAAAATGAGACTAAACCAACATTAAGATACTCTTCTAATGAGCTTGTTTTTTATGAAAAAAATAAATTATTAATTTATTTCGTTAAATTTTTTTTTGCAGTTATTTTCTGCTTTTTATTATCATACTATTTTTCTTATAATTTTACATTATGGCTTTTTTGCTTAACATTAATATTAATAATATTTTTTATATATAATTCAATTAGAAGTAAAATTAATTTTTATCTGCAAATTTTTCTGACTATAAGTAGATTTTCTTTTCCTTTATTTTTATTATGTAATTTCACTTTAAATGATTTTATTTTTACTATTATGTTATTTCCATTACCTAATTTTTTTGGAAAGAACTAAAATTAAAGTAAATAATTTTCCTTATAAAATAGAAGATATTAGCAAATTTAGAACTATTTATTATTTATTTTTATTAGTTATCAGTGTTTTTATTTATAATATGCAAAAAACAGATTTATGGTTCTTAATATTATCTTCTTATTATTTTTTTTATAGATCAGTTTATTATTTTATAAGTTTTTTTAAGAGGTAAGTATGGATTATCTAATTGTTGGCAGTGGTTTATTTGGTTCTGTATTTGCCCATGAAGCAAAATTACATAATAAAAAAGTTAAAATTATTGAAAAGAGAGATCATATTTGTGGTAATGTTTATTGTGAAAATATTGAAAATATAAATGTGCATAAATATGGTGCTCATATTTTTCATACGAATAGTAAAGAAATTTGGGATTACGTTAATCAATTTGTTGAATTTAATCGGTTTACTAATTCCCCTTTAGCATTATCAAAGAATAAATTATATAATCTTCCTTTCAATATGAATACGTTTAATCAGCTATGGGGTGTGAAAACACCCCAGGAAGCCAAAAATATTATTTTATCCCAAAGTAAGGAATTTCAAGGTAAAGAGCCTCAAAACTTAGAGGAGCAAGCAATATCTTTAGTAGGTAGAGATGTCTTTGAAGCATTAATAAAGGAATATACAGAAAAACAATGGGGTAGAGATTGTAAGGAATTAGCACCATTTATTATTAAACGATTACCAGTTCGTTTTACTTTTGATAATAATTACTTTAATGATAAATACCAAGGAATACCTATTGGTGGATATAATAAGTTGATTGAAGGTTTATTAGAAGGTATCGAAATTGAAATTGGAATCGATTATTTTGAACATAAAGAAGATTTAGATAAATTAGCAAAAAAAATTGTTTACACTGGACCTATTGATAAATTTTTTGATTATAAATTTGGTAAGTTAGATTATCGTTCATTAAAATTTGAAAATGAAATTATCAATACTACTAATTTTCAAGGTAATGCAGTAATTAACTATATCGATCATAAATATCTTTTTACTAGAATTATTGAGCATAAACATTTTGAATTTGGTGATCAGGAAAAAACAGTTATTACAAAAGAGTATCCTAAAGAATTTGAAGATGGTGATGAATATTATTATCCAGTTAATGATAAAAAAAATAATAAAATTTATGCCGAGTATAAACAGTTAACTTCTAATTATAAAAATATTATTTTTGGCGGCAGGTTAGCTGAATATAAATATTATGACATGCATCAGGTTGTAGCCTCTGCACTTAAAGCAGCAAAGAAAGAGTTTCTTTTATCACAATAAATGTTATTTATATTAATATTTCTTAAGAATTGAGTATATCATGCTAACAATCTTCGGTGGTTCCGGGTTTATCGGTACCCGTCTTGCCAATCAATTATCATCACAGCACATTGATTTCAAAATTATTGATATTAATAAAAGCCAAGCGCATCCAGATAAATGGGTATTTGGTGATGTGACTAAAGCAGAAACCCTATTGGAGCCATTAAAAGACGCTTCCATTATTATTAATCTAGCGGCGCAGCATCAAGATAATGTTCATCCTATTAGCCTCTATTATGACGTGAATGTGGAAGGGGCGAAAAATGTTTGTCAGGTTGCTGAACAATTAAATATTAAACAGATTATTTTTACTTCTTCGGTGGCTGTGTATGGTTTTGTTGAACAAGAAACCGGCGAAGATGGTAAATTTCAGCCATTTAATGATTATGGTAAATCGAAGTTGGCGGCGGAGCGTGTCTATGATAGCTGGCAAGCGAAAGATAGCCAACGGACATTAGTGACTATTCGGCCGACAGTGGTTTTCGGTGAGGGTAATCGTGGTAATGTTTATAATCTATTTAGACAAATTGCTGCCGGGCGTTTTTTGATGATTGGTTCAGGTAATAATCGGAAATCGATGGCGTATGTGGAAAATGTGGCTGCCTTTTTATATTTTGTTACTAAATTAACAGCGGGTCGTCATATTTTTAATTATGTTGATAAACCTGATTTCACCATGAATCAGTTAACAGAAATTATTTGTCTGGCATTACACAAACAGAAATCTAATCTTTGTATTCCATATGCGCTGGGTCTTTTGGCAGGTTATTGTTTTGATCTGCTCGCTAAAATAACGGGTAAAAATTTTCCGGTTAGTAGTATTCGGGTGAAGAAATTCTGTGCGCGCACTCAATTCAAATCTAATACTATCGCTGAAACGGGATTTGAAGCGCCGATAACCTTGGCAAAAGGGATAGAAAATACGGTTCAGTTTGAGTTTAAAGATTAATAAAAAACTTTTTGCTTAGTTAAACGCAATTGAAAAACTTAACAGTGGCGATGACTATGTTAGAATACAGCGCTTATTGTTGAGGGCTGTATGTTAAACATCGTTTTATTTGAACCTGAAATTCCACCAAATACTGGCAATATTATTCGTCTGTGTGCTAATACCGGGTGTCAGTTACATTTAATTGAACCGTTAGGTTTTACCTGGGACGACAAACGTCTGCGTCGTGCTGGATTAGATTATCATGAGTTTGCTAATATTCAGCACCATCATGATTATTTTGCTTTTCTAACCTGTGTAGGCTTGTCTCAAGAGCATTGTCAGACACTATCTGGTAACCGCTTATTTGCTTTAACAACCAAAGGAACGCCGAGCCATAGTAGTGTGACATACCAGTCGGGGGATTATCTAATGTTCGGACCGGAGACGCGAGGTTTACCTACTTATGTTCTTGATGCACTGCCAACTAGTCAAAAGATCCGTATCCCAATGTTAGCGGATAGTCGCAGTATGAATTTGTCCAATTCCGTTGCGGTGGTGGTATTTGAAGCATGGCGCCAGTTGGATTACTCAGGTGCGTTGTTGCGTGAGTAGCTTTATTGTTCACCGGTTGGAGATGGTTAGATACCCTCACCAAAACCATGGATTGAATTGCTAAAGTTTTGATCCATATCCAGCGAAGGTTTTTTGCTGTTCGGGGTTCCAACTTTACGCGCCGGTACTCCCGCTACGGTAGTGTGCGGCGGCACAGCATGAAGCACTACCGAACTCGCGCCGATTTTGGCGCCCTTGCCAATTTCTATATTGCCTAAAATTTTTGCTCCTGCCCCGATCATCACCCCTTCACGAACTTTAGGATGCCGATCCCCTTCTGTTTTGCCAGTTCCACCGAGAGTGACCGATTGTAATATTGATACGTCATTTTCCACTACCGCTGTTTCACCGATAACGATACCGGTTGCGTGATCAAGCATAATACCGTAACCAATACGAGCAGCAGGATGAATATCAACAGCAAAAGAGACTGATATTTGGCTTTGCAGATATATTGCTAATGTCTTACGGTCTACTTTCCATAA is a genomic window of Arsenophonus apicola containing:
- a CDS encoding glycosyltransferase, whose amino-acid sequence is MLAIIVHSLGRIGGTESVVKLLANYFVNHKIADVVVLETEKSSYKNSGNDQFQVINLATEFKNEKINMFFSMVKVKNYIKKNNIKNVYSTFGNLNILSILLLKNVNLIVCDHTCYKQSMIGFFGYLRKCLYRYADYVISLTNRDFENYRKDKCNCIVIPNPVDKGKISSGNYMRKGFIAVGRICYSKNYERMVNICAYLKKLDNYFLLRIFGDGDKEYVEKIKNIIQQYDLENNVLLQNSTSSISEWYAKSRLLLMTSYYEGLPMVLIEAQANGLPCVAIDIETGPSDIIINNETGLLLNENLADDEMAKRIFSFYTDVSDENFIKSKKNAEQFNIEHIIDKWMSILNV
- a CDS encoding haloacid dehalogenase-like hydrolase — protein: MCNIIFIDLCGTLVNENTTFHFFEKKILPKKNLCIKLIWKLKIVQIITKLSFLLGIKWDLSKKACLFFMKGLNRNDLAVLSDEFVNELSWRKDILTKIDLLKRHGYFPVIISASLDFLVKSVSKKMHIDKYESSLLLYNNDRFSGVLYRDLQGNKKSVIMSYSFSKSIFFTDNLDDSDCIDSVNYFIAVTSRKNLNFWKRNRVFTHVV
- the glf gene encoding UDP-galactopyranose mutase yields the protein MDYLIVGSGLFGSVFAHEAKLHNKKVKIIEKRDHICGNVYCENIENINVHKYGAHIFHTNSKEIWDYVNQFVEFNRFTNSPLALSKNKLYNLPFNMNTFNQLWGVKTPQEAKNIILSQSKEFQGKEPQNLEEQAISLVGRDVFEALIKEYTEKQWGRDCKELAPFIIKRLPVRFTFDNNYFNDKYQGIPIGGYNKLIEGLLEGIEIEIGIDYFEHKEDLDKLAKKIVYTGPIDKFFDYKFGKLDYRSLKFENEIINTTNFQGNAVINYIDHKYLFTRIIEHKHFEFGDQEKTVITKEYPKEFEDGDEYYYPVNDKKNNKIYAEYKQLTSNYKNIIFGGRLAEYKYYDMHQVVASALKAAKKEFLLSQ
- a CDS encoding NAD-dependent epimerase/dehydratase family protein; the protein is MLTIFGGSGFIGTRLANQLSSQHIDFKIIDINKSQAHPDKWVFGDVTKAETLLEPLKDASIIINLAAQHQDNVHPISLYYDVNVEGAKNVCQVAEQLNIKQIIFTSSVAVYGFVEQETGEDGKFQPFNDYGKSKLAAERVYDSWQAKDSQRTLVTIRPTVVFGEGNRGNVYNLFRQIAAGRFLMIGSGNNRKSMAYVENVAAFLYFVTKLTAGRHIFNYVDKPDFTMNQLTEIICLALHKQKSNLCIPYALGLLAGYCFDLLAKITGKNFPVSSIRVKKFCARTQFKSNTIAETGFEAPITLAKGIENTVQFEFKD
- the trmL gene encoding tRNA (uridine(34)/cytosine(34)/5-carboxymethylaminomethyluridine(34)-2'-O)-methyltransferase TrmL, translating into MLNIVLFEPEIPPNTGNIIRLCANTGCQLHLIEPLGFTWDDKRLRRAGLDYHEFANIQHHHDYFAFLTCVGLSQEHCQTLSGNRLFALTTKGTPSHSSVTYQSGDYLMFGPETRGLPTYVLDALPTSQKIRIPMLADSRSMNLSNSVAVVVFEAWRQLDYSGALLRE
- the cysE gene encoding serine O-acetyltransferase, with the protein product MSRQELEEIWIAIKQEGKTFANCEPILASFFHATLLKHDNLGDSLSYILANKLATPIMPAIAVREIIQDAYKNDKQMIAYAARDLKAIVQRDPAVDKYSIPLLYLKGFHALQAYRIGHWLWKVDRKTLAIYLQSQISVSFAVDIHPAARIGYGIMLDHATGIVIGETAVVENDVSILQSVTLGGTGKTEGDRHPKVREGVMIGAGAKILGNIEIGKGAKIGASSVVLHAVPPHTTVAGVPARKVGTPNSKKPSLDMDQNFSNSIHGFGEGI